The genomic interval TCAGGCATTCTTCTCGAAGAAGCAATAAAGCTCCGCCGCTCAAAGCGCGCGGAATACAAACCACAAATCTCGTTCGAAGAATTGTCGCGCCTTCTCTTCTCAGCTCAAGGCATAACATCAGACAAAAAGCGCGCTGTTGCCTCCGCAGGAATGGCGTTTCCCCTTGAACTTTATATTATCGCAAAAAACGTCGAAACTCTAAAACAAGGTCTTTACAAATACCTGCCGGACACGCATTCGATAGAATTAATCAAAGAACAGGATTTCACGCAAGCCCTTGAAAACGCCTGCGGAAAATATGCTTTTGTTACTGACGCGCCGGTCAATATAATTATTGCCGCAGATTTCCGGCGAACAACCCGGAGATTTGCTGAACGCGGCATAATGTACGTTCACATGGAGGCTGGAAGCGCGTATCAGAATATCTCGCTTGAGGCGGTTAATCTAGGCCTTGGAACTGTTGTGGTAGGCGCGTTTGACGTGAAATTCCTGAAAGAATCCCTCAATATCGCGCTTGAGCCGCTGTGCATACTGCCTGTCGGATAATCGCTATGCGCTGTAAAACAATACGTTGTCCATAGTACGTTTGTACTATTAAATTATTGAAAAAAGTTTTAGCCAAAACTTTTTTGCCCGTGCCCAGAAATACCCCATAAAGTGGCGCAAACTATCGAAAATTGATTTTTGATATTGAAGAGATACCTGATTTATTTTCAAAAGAAAACAAAACGCTTGGGCACCGCAGTACTTAAGTACTGTTTTTCTTCAAAATAAGAACCCTTCTGCAAAAAGCATCAGAAAAATCACTATAAAAAACACAACAATGAGCTTTGCTGAATCCCATAATAGTTTGTACGCCGCAAAAACGATTCCAAGTGCAAAAACTAGCACCAGCATCCTTTCAAGAATGCTTGAAACCGCCCATTCCGCGCGAATTATCTGAACCATATACACTATTGCGCCAAGGACTATGTTTATGCTTCTCACGGTGCTTTGGAATATTTCGGATACGGCATATTTAAACACTTCAAATAATTCAAAAAGCATGCGTTTATTTAGTTTCAGAAAAATATATATGCTTACTTAAGCGTTCCTTCGATTATTTCTGCATTAAATTTGTAAATCCGCGCGCCATTTTTCCAGGCATCTGTTTTGAGGCCTGTCTTTAAGCACAAATGGCGGAGAAATTCTTCCTTTTCAGGCAATTCAATCCACACCTGCGGCAGAAAAAGCCCGCCGTTTCCGTTGCATTCTATTATCAGCCCGTCTTTTTTGGGAATGATTTTCTTAAGCAGTTCTGCAGAGCTTTCTGATTTGATGAGCCTTGGCTCGGTAAGTATAGACACCTCAAAGTCAATGTATGGCAGCTCGTCAGTACATATGGGAAGAAATCTGGAGTCACGGCACGATTCAATTGCGGCATCGCGCAGATTTTCAATTATTTTTCTTCTTGTGCCGCAGAATCCAACGCATCCGCGCAGCTCTTTATTTTTTTTCAAAGTCACGAAAACCCCGCGCTTCTCATCAAGCTCTATTGGATGCTTCTTTGGTATTTCTGCGGCTTTTTCGTTTTTTACAAAATCCATTATTGTGCGATTCACAAAGTTGCATGCGAATATTTCGGTTTGTTTGTCCATTAAATAAATATGTCTGCATACTAATATATAAGATATGCTTCGCCAGCCCGCAGTTTCAGGAATGTTTTACAGCGCGGATGAATCGCGCTTAAAAGAGCAGCTCGCTCGCGCCTTTGCAAACGCCGCACAAACTCGCGCAGAAAGCAGAAAAGTTATCGGCATAATCGCGCCTCACGCAGGCTATGAATATTCCGGATTTACCGCGGCGCGCGCATACTCTGCGATAGGCAAAAGCCATTCAAAAACATTCATAATTCTTGGGCCGAACCACACAGGAACCGGCTCGGAAATTTCGGTCTCTGTCTGGAACCGCGGTGCATGGCTGACTCCTCTTGGAGAATGTAAGATTGATGAAATTGTTGCCGGCAAAATAATCTCAAAAAGCGCGATTGCAAAGGCGGACGCGCGCGCGCATATCCAAGAGCATTCAATAGAAGTTCAGATTCCGTTTTTACAGTTCTTATTTGGAAATGAAATCAAGGTAGTTCCAATTTGCATGGCCGACCAGTCCATTAGCGCTGCACAGGATATTGCAAAAGCAGTACTTTCTTTGGATGAAGAAGTTACAATAATTGCAAGCTCTGACTTCACGCATTATGAGGGCAAAAAAGAAGTTGAAAGAAAAGATGCGGAAGCAATTAAGGCAATCGAATCATTGGACGTGCCGCGCTTTTATAACGCTCTTGAAGAAAACGACATTTCAGCATGCGGATTCGGGCCAATCGCGGTTTTGATGCTTGTTGCAAAAGCCAAAGGCGCAAAAATCAAAAGAATCGCGCAAACGACATCCGGCGATATCACCGGCGAAACGAAAAGCGTAGTCGGATATGCAGCGATGAAGGCGATATTATGAAAACCGCAATGCTTTGGCACAATGAAAAGAACAGCATACGCTGCGATTTATGCGCAAGAAGATGTTTGATAGCCGAAGGCCGAAGCGGCGTATGCCTTGTAAGGAAAAACATCAAAAATATTCTTTATTCCCTGAACTACGGAAAAATCATCGCCATGAATCCGGACCACATTGAGAAAAAGCCGCTGTTTCATTTTCTTCCCGGAACAAAAGCATTCTCAATTGCTTCTGCAGGGTGCAATTTTGCATGCGCATACTGCTGCAACTGGGAAATCAGCCAGGTGTATTGGGACACTAAGAATGCCGGAAATACAGGAAAAGATGTTGCTGGAGAGGATTACACGCCAAAAGACATAGTCGATCTCGCAGTAAAAAACGAATGCAAATCAATAAGCTATACATACACAGAGCCGACAATATTTTTCGAATTTGCGCACGATACAATGCAGCTGGCAAAAAAGGCCGGGCTGAAAAACACATTTGTAACAAACGGCTACATGACGCCCGAAGCAGCGAAAAAAGCAAAATGTCTTGACGCCGCAACTGTGAACTTCAAGGCATCGGCAGATGCAGAATTCTACAGGAAATACGCGCTTGTGCCGCGCGTCGAGCCGATATTCGAGAGCATTAAGGCGATGAAAAAAGCAGGAATTTTTCTTGAAATAACTAATCTTGTTGTGCCCAAATACGGCGATAATGCGGAGGATTTCAAAACGCTTGCCAAATGGATTGTTGATGAGCTCGGTCCCGAAACTCCGTTTCACATTCTGCGCTTTTTTGCATCCTACAAAGTGGCATGGCCGGAAACCCCGCTTGCAACGCTTGAGAAATTTTACGCAATTGCAAAGCGCGCAGGGCTGAATTATGTTTATCTCGGCAATGTCGGCGCGAGAGAAAACACAGAATGCCCTGAATGCGGCGAACTGCTGATTGACAGGTCAGGATTAGATGTGCGCATGAATTTGAAAAATGGCGCGTGTCCGAAGTGCGGAAGAAAAATGCCGGTTATGAATTAATTTAGCTTGTGAGTTATTTGAAAACCAAAAGTTGGTTATCTCGGCGGTTTTCATATATTAACGGGTCTATAATCGCAAAATCCAATAGTTTTGACATCTTCTTCAAATCCGAAGTATTTATGAGCGCGGTGTAGTTTATGCTGTTTTTCATACTTTTATAACCTACAAGTTTTTGCGCCTCCAAAAAGAATGTTCGCGCGAGCCCAACCCGCGCATTTAATTTATCTAAAAAATTAAAGCTTCTCAAACCTTGTCTTCAGCTTATCCATTACGCCTGGCAGAGTTGTATATTCCATATCCTCTGCAGAAAGTCTGTGCGGTTCGAACGGGCCGTGCCTGCGCATATATGTTGCAATAATGTTTGCTTCTTTGCGCGCCTCGTCAAAAGAAATGTCCTTTAGCATGTCAACGGGACCCTCAAGCGTTCCGTTTGCAAGCTGAAATCCTGCGCAAATAACTCTTGGCGGCCCGTCAAATCTTGACGGCGTTGCCTGTTCAAAAGAGACGGGCATAAGCGGTCCGTTGTGAGATCCTCTCATCCACCCTGCAACAAGATGCGGGAATGAAAATGGCTCAAGTATCTCGCCTACTGCCGGGAAACCAGACTGTCCACGAACAATAAGAACCGGATCGTCTTTTCCTATATATTTTCCAGCCATGAGGTTTAGTCGATCTGTTGAAGTTACTGCTGCAATCTCGTTGTCAGAATTTCTGGTGATTGACTTTATTGCATATCGTCCGACCTGTCCAATTAATGCCAATAAATCATATATTTCTTCAGGAGCCTTTAGCCTGACTTTTTTATGGTCTATCACATCATGCACTTCAAAAGTGAATCCGCCGTGGCATGCAGGATCTATTACAAGGCCTGCGGTGTTGAATGGATCTGCAAACATCTTGTAAAGCGGAAGATTCCATGCGCCAGGTTCTGTTTTGTCAGCCATGAAGACAAATACGGGCTCTGATTTTCTTTCTTCAAAGCACATTTCAGCAGAACCGGGACCCATGCCTTTAATGTTCCCGGAGAATGTGTCCTTTAGCAAGTCCTGGCCTGCTCCGTAAAGCTTGAGCTTTTTTGCAACTTCGGTGCAGTTGACAAATGTGTCCCATGCAAGCTTGTGTATTTTGGGGTCGTCGATAAAGCCCGTATGGGTCATTATTAATTCAAGATCATCTCCGCAGTGAAGCACTGAAAAATCAATAAGCACACCGGCGTTTTTTGCCTTCTGCAGATCTTCGCGCGCAGTAGCCATGATTTTTGGATGCATTCCGGAATGTCCCGGATATCCGCCAACATCTGCTTTTATTATGGATAGTGTTACTTTCATAGAATTACCTTTTGAAATTAGTTCCTTTTTTCCTTCGGCAGAGTCATTAAATCCGTAGTGGTTTGAGTCGAAGGTAATGCATTATTTTTTCTTTTTCCCTTATTTTTCTATGAGCTCATAATATGCTGTCCTGTTTTTTAGTTTAATCGTTATTTTTCCTTCGCGCGCAAGCCAGCCAAGCGCGCCGATAACATCAGTTGTCTTTAATTTTGCCTTCCGCGACAGCTCAAGGACATTCAGCGTACCATCTGTTTTCAGCGTACTCCAGACTTTACCAGCGCTTGCGCCAAAATATTCACTACTGTCCACAAAACTACTTTCATCTGCCATAGTCATAACTATTGTTGTATTAAGTATATATAATTTCTGTTGAGTCTCTGCATAGCTATTGATTTTAAGAAAATGTTATTATATTTAATCGCACATTTTTGAGATGGTGTTATTTGGCGATTAAATAGATTGTGATTTCAAGCGCACTGTTCTTGAATTCACATTATTTTACAGTCCATCCGCCATCAACAAAAATTGTCTGGCCGGTCATATAGCTCGAGTCATCTGATGCAAGAAATACTGCTGCCTTTGCTATTTCTTCAGGCTTTCCGGCGCGGCCCATTGGAATTGACGCAAGCAGGCCGTCCCTTGTTTTTTTATCTGCAAGAAGATCTTTTGTCATGTCGGTTTCTATCACGCCAGGGCCTATTCCGTTAACTGCAAGGTCTGGTGCAAGCTCAAGTGCAAGTTCTCTTGTAAGTTCAATTACGCCGCCCTTTGATGCGCAATAGGGTGCAAGTTGAGCAAATCCGACCACACCCGCAATTGATGAAATGTTGATGATTTTTCCGCCTTTTTTCATCACTTTTGCAGCTGCCTGGGAACAGAAGAATGTGCCTTTAAGGTCAACAGAAACGGTTTCGTTCCACTCCTTTTCAGTTATTTTCACAAGCGGTTCAAAATGCACCACACCTGCGTTGTTTACGAGTATGTCGATTTTTTTGAATTTTTTCATTGCTGCACTAAATAATGATTTTACATCTTTTGAAGAAGAAACATCTCCGGCAGCCGCAATTGCAACCCCTCCCGCTTTTTTTATCTCCTTTGTAACGCTTTCTGCATGGTCCGCATGGAGGCTATTAACAACAATTTTCGCGCCTTCTTTTGCAAATGCCAAAGCAATAGCCCTGCCGATTCCGCGCCCTGCGCCAGTGATAATAGCAACTTTATTCTTTAATTTCATAAGAGTTCCAGAATATATTGTCTGCGCGCGTATATATATGTTTAGCAATTACATTGTTCTTACCATAATGCTGTTACTTTTTTCAGCTATGAAGCCAATTGTTTTTCCAACACAAGTATATGATTCACGTCTTTTAGGACTTTCGTAATCAGGTTCGGTCTCATCAATAAGTTCTTTAATCGGCCTGCCGTTTAATTGCACTGTATCAATTATGTCCTGGACACTTACAGAAATTCGCATATTTTTTGGAGTGTTTTTGAAATTGATATGTATTTCACATCGGTTTCTCACCATGCTTACAGATAAGTCAAAGCAAGTGTTTCCCAGTTTCTTGTTTTTGCGCTCCATGAATTTCCAGAATGCCGGCAGTTTTAAATCAATGTTGATTATATCTTTTTCCAAGGATATTCCGAAAAGATATGCATCTATTGCATGGACGAAAAGCGCGGCGCTCCAGAGCTGCATCCCGCAGCCAATCAACTCTCCTGTTTCTGAATTCAGGCATTCGGACATTCCTCCAAGTGTGTGCCTTTTTGAATCCGCGGCCATTGCCTTAAGACAAGAAACCCCCTCATTTATTTTTCCATACTTAAGAAATGCGCAAGCGCCAATTGCAGAAGTCAGGTCCCAACTTGCGCCTTCATGGTATTTTGCAGGCCCATAGGATTTATCAGATTTTGAAAGCGTTGCAATGCCGTATGGCCCAAGCAGC from Nanoarchaeota archaeon carries:
- a CDS encoding SagB/ThcOx family dehydrogenase, whose protein sequence is MLIQLPKILAPSGILLEEAIKLRRSKRAEYKPQISFEELSRLLFSAQGITSDKKRAVASAGMAFPLELYIIAKNVETLKQGLYKYLPDTHSIELIKEQDFTQALENACGKYAFVTDAPVNIIIAADFRRTTRRFAERGIMYVHMEAGSAYQNISLEAVNLGLGTVVVGAFDVKFLKESLNIALEPLCILPVG
- the amrA gene encoding AmmeMemoRadiSam system protein A, coding for MDKQTEIFACNFVNRTIMDFVKNEKAAEIPKKHPIELDEKRGVFVTLKKNKELRGCVGFCGTRRKIIENLRDAAIESCRDSRFLPICTDELPYIDFEVSILTEPRLIKSESSAELLKKIIPKKDGLIIECNGNGGLFLPQVWIELPEKEEFLRHLCLKTGLKTDAWKNGARIYKFNAEIIEGTLK
- a CDS encoding MEMO1 family protein encodes the protein MLRQPAVSGMFYSADESRLKEQLARAFANAAQTRAESRKVIGIIAPHAGYEYSGFTAARAYSAIGKSHSKTFIILGPNHTGTGSEISVSVWNRGAWLTPLGECKIDEIVAGKIISKSAIAKADARAHIQEHSIEVQIPFLQFLFGNEIKVVPICMADQSISAAQDIAKAVLSLDEEVTIIASSDFTHYEGKKEVERKDAEAIKAIESLDVPRFYNALEENDISACGFGPIAVLMLVAKAKGAKIKRIAQTTSGDITGETKSVVGYAAMKAIL
- the amrS gene encoding AmmeMemoRadiSam system radical SAM enzyme, which encodes MKTAMLWHNEKNSIRCDLCARRCLIAEGRSGVCLVRKNIKNILYSLNYGKIIAMNPDHIEKKPLFHFLPGTKAFSIASAGCNFACAYCCNWEISQVYWDTKNAGNTGKDVAGEDYTPKDIVDLAVKNECKSISYTYTEPTIFFEFAHDTMQLAKKAGLKNTFVTNGYMTPEAAKKAKCLDAATVNFKASADAEFYRKYALVPRVEPIFESIKAMKKAGIFLEITNLVVPKYGDNAEDFKTLAKWIVDELGPETPFHILRFFASYKVAWPETPLATLEKFYAIAKRAGLNYVYLGNVGARENTECPECGELLIDRSGLDVRMNLKNGACPKCGRKMPVMN
- a CDS encoding fructose-1,6-bisphosphatase produces the protein MKVTLSIIKADVGGYPGHSGMHPKIMATAREDLQKAKNAGVLIDFSVLHCGDDLELIMTHTGFIDDPKIHKLAWDTFVNCTEVAKKLKLYGAGQDLLKDTFSGNIKGMGPGSAEMCFEERKSEPVFVFMADKTEPGAWNLPLYKMFADPFNTAGLVIDPACHGGFTFEVHDVIDHKKVRLKAPEEIYDLLALIGQVGRYAIKSITRNSDNEIAAVTSTDRLNLMAGKYIGKDDPVLIVRGQSGFPAVGEILEPFSFPHLVAGWMRGSHNGPLMPVSFEQATPSRFDGPPRVICAGFQLANGTLEGPVDMLKDISFDEARKEANIIATYMRRHGPFEPHRLSAEDMEYTTLPGVMDKLKTRFEKL
- a CDS encoding winged helix-turn-helix domain-containing protein yields the protein MADESSFVDSSEYFGASAGKVWSTLKTDGTLNVLELSRKAKLKTTDVIGALGWLAREGKITIKLKNRTAYYELIEK
- a CDS encoding 3-oxoacyl-ACP reductase FabG; amino-acid sequence: MKLKNKVAIITGAGRGIGRAIALAFAKEGAKIVVNSLHADHAESVTKEIKKAGGVAIAAAGDVSSSKDVKSLFSAAMKKFKKIDILVNNAGVVHFEPLVKITEKEWNETVSVDLKGTFFCSQAAAKVMKKGGKIINISSIAGVVGFAQLAPYCASKGGVIELTRELALELAPDLAVNGIGPGVIETDMTKDLLADKKTRDGLLASIPMGRAGKPEEIAKAAVFLASDDSSYMTGQTIFVDGGWTVK